The window CATTTTACTGTATTTGCAAATGCAGCCCACTCATCTTacctttttatattatttatttaaattttaatttatactttgaattataaataaatatagtcaCATTAGTTGAAAATTATCTTATGAGAAGCAAACATTTTTTTCTACTAaaggtttttttttctttttttttcaaaaAGCTAGCATTATATTGATAAAAACCAAACGATACAACGAATAGTTATAAAGAGATACAAACGACTACACTATATACAATGATGATGCCCAAACGAAAATACGACAACCAAATGAAGCAACTTAAAACTATGCAATTGAATCAATTGAAGAGATTAGCCAACTCCCACTCTATTATTCATTGACGAGACGAAGGAAGCCGGGTAAATTAACCATTGATGTCACTCCAAAGATgatttttttaatacgttttgataACTAACCGAAGCTCATCGTTTGAATGGAGGTTAAAATTTTAGAGGCATTCGACTCTTGGTTTTTGAAAATTGACTCGTTTCTTGCTTTCCATGTCGAATACAAACATACTCATTTGGTGCCTTGTGAAATTTGCTTTCCCATCTTTGAATTAGCCATAACAAGTGATGAATCAAAACAACATGTTCTAATGATAATGAGTTGTTACATGGTGTATTCCACCAACTTAAAACATGATTCCATAACTCGATCACTCGCGGGCAACGATAAACGTATACTCAATCACAAATATTCAACGAGAATTATAAATAGTCACGAGGCTCAAACTCAGAATTATAATATTATTGAGTTACTTTAATACTACTAGATTAAAGACGTTTTCATGAAAATTCTACTGAAGCAAATTTTCGCAATAGcttaaaacttaaatatattttAGCAACATTTTAAACATTTACTTACTTACAAAAGATTAGTAAACTGATTAAATATATGATACTATAACTTGACGAAAACATGAGAGTAAAACTTTTCAATACAAGTCAACATTTAAAATGGTCAATAGCTTTACTACGTATTTACTAATTAATCTAAATATGGATTATGGATGGTTAATTGTTGTGAAACAGATTATTATTTGATTGAAAATAGAAGCTGGTTTATTAGTCAAAATAGAAGATTAAGTATCAATGAACTGATTGATTTTATTTCATTAATATACCATTTTTTATTTCATTTGGgtcaaaattaaataaatatagttgGTAATTATTAATGATATTCACGTGTAAGTATTTCTTTTTTCTGAAAAGCaaaaaaatattttattaataacaaggATAATTACAGTGTAAATGCTACAATTGGTAAACGAACTAAACAGAATAATATGCAACATTTGAGAGGTATACTAAACATAAAAATTGCCTGATTTAAGATGTATTTTAAGTTTTTAACCGATGCCCACACGATGAGAATGAAGAGCATAGCATTTTGGATTTATAAACCATTGGTGAGTAATGGAAATTTAGCTTTCAAAAAAGAAGATTAACATATACTTCCTCCGTCCCAAAATTAGTGTCATGGTTAACCTTTTGTTGGATTTAAGATATTTCTATGAGTTATCTATTATGCCAGAGTTATTTTAAGTAAAGAATTTATTATAAAGAGTAATTGGTAAATCTGTTTTTATATTAATTGTTACATTTCCAATTATAAAAAGAGTTTAATTGAAAAATAAGTGGTTTTTTTATTTTAAGTAGGGAAAATTTTTTTTTGGAATAAACGAAAATAGTAAGGTAGATAATTATTTTAGAACGGAGGGAGTACAATTTATTTATTTCACTTGGGTCAAACTTAAATCAATATAGTTGGTAATAGTTAATTATATTCAAGTGTAACTAATTAAATGAGTAACCTTCTACAGTAAATAGCTATGCCTGATATTACTTCAATTAATTACTATttataaacaaaaaataaaataaataattaagaaTAATCAagacatattagtattattatcaataataattaatattacttattatatattatatatttttattattttcatatcattatgattatgattatgattattattgtttaattatttaatatttacgaATAATACTGAATACAGTAGTTAATTtgataatttaatataataaagaaatgttataaataaaaataaaagtgtcttatttatttatttttatgtttttacagcaaaaaaataataataataataagaaaaaactacgccgttggtacctgtggtttgttaaTATTTTCATGAAAACACCTAAACTTTATTTTTTGCGTTGTTGGTACCTAGGTTTTATTATACTTTCGTGGTTGGTACCCAAACCAAACGTCCGTTAGCATTTAACccttaacccctcacatgtgccacacatgtgagggtaatttcgtcCCTTTAATTTATTTATTTCAGATGTCTGGATCAAGATTTAAGTAAATAATATGATCATAGAAACCCCATTGATATTGACTCAAAGATCATCAGTAGTCCTATTGATTCAGCCAATCACAACTTGAGAGTAATATTTAAGGTTATATGAATTTGTACCATGTTTGCAAACTATAAGCTGTTGTTAAATCACTTATTCTGTATCACAAATCTCATGATCTGATCTTGTAGTTCTACGTTTTTTCACTGCACAACTCTTGAAAATGAAGATTGAAATTGATTTATGGATCGTTTTTGCTTTTGATTCCTTCTCGAAAAATGTTGCAAATAAGTTTCCTAAGCTTCAAAAACAAAATCACGAGCTGAAACCTTCTAGTTTTCCTGATTGAACTCAGTTCgtgatcaaatgaaggaattagttCATGAAACTTTCAGGAAACGATCACGAGATGATTTAGGAGATTTCTACATTTTTACTTTTTCAGAACAGACTATTAATTGCTTCAAGGACCTCGAGCTGTTGATGTTTTCGATATGCAATGAACACAATCTGAAAAACTCAGAATCTAAAACTGAAAATCAATTGTAATGATTGGTGAAGGTTAGGTTTTGAATTAGGATCGTGAATCGGGTCTCAATTTAGGTTTTGAATTAGGATCGTGAATCGGGTCTCAATTTGATATTTTAACTTCAAATTTAAAAAAGCCTAAATTCTAGGTTTATGAAGATGAACACGAATTTGAAGATGATGAATCTGATATGTTaatgaatttgaatttgaatttgaatttgaagaagatgatgaatctgATATGCTACTCCGATAAAATCAACAACAATAGCAAAGTTGATTAGATCGATCATTGTTTAACAAATTAAGAGTTGAATGTTGATGATGATGTATGTTGTTAAatgaagatgattatcaaaataagtGGTAAACTAATTGATGACATGTAGTAAATAATAAAGAGACGAAATTGccctcacatgcgtggcacatgtgagggTTAACTATTAACAATTGACGGATGTTACCATGGGGTACCAACCACGAAACTTAAGCAAAGCAGAGGTACCAACGACGCAAAAAACAAAGTTAAGGTTTTGACATGAAAATGtaaacaaaccacaggtaccaacagCGTAATTttttctaataataaaaataaaaggaaAGTACggatgattatatatattatataatttaattaaaataaaataaaaaccaaATCACAACGGTCACATTTCCAGATGACCACTTATTCTATACTCTTGTGTCTTCTTCTTCATCTCCCCCCTTCTTAAACCCCCACCCTGTTCACACCTTTTCCATTACACACACTTTTTTAATCACAATCCCATCATTCCAAAAAAATatatttcataatttcaatttcaatcATCAATTGATTTATTTATCCCTTAACACAAACATGGCTAATCGGAAGCTGATTGTGGAGGTTTGCAATGCCAAAAACCTGATGCCTAAGGACGGTCAAGGAACCGCAAGTGCTTACGTCATCGTCGATTTCGACGGTCAACGGCGTCGTACGAAGACGATTTCAAGAGATCTTAATCCTCAGTGGGATGAAAAGGTTGAATTTCTAGTTCATGATGTTGCGTCAATGAATACCGAAATACTCGAGcttaatgtttataatgataataaaaaaaccgGCAAACGGAGCACGTTTTTAGGGAAGGTTAAAATCACCGGAAGTACTTTTCCGGTTTCCGGTTCCGAAGCTCTGGTTTATTATCCGTTGGAGAAACGGAGTGTTTTCTCGCAGATTAAAGGTGAAATCGGGATTAAAATTTGTTACGTTGATGAAGAACCACCGGCCGCCGAACCGGCCGGTGAACAGAAGCCGGAAGTGGTCGAGACTCCGCCGCCGCCGGCTACAGATGAGAAGCCGCCGGAGGAGGAGAAAAAAGCGGAAGAGAAACCGAAGGAAGATGGAGAGAAGAAAGAGGAGAAGCCGCCGGAGGAACAGAAAAAGGAAGACGCTCCACCGCCGGCGGTGGCGGTTGTACCGCCGCAACCGCCGCCGCCGCCGGAGAATACTGCGATGATTCAGTCGCCGAAACCGAAACAAGCTGAAGAGAAGCTTCAATTAATTCGGAAACCGTCGAATTTTGATAGAGATGACGCTAGGGTTTCGTTATCGAATCATCATCGTAGGAGTAATGCGTACGATCTCGTGGATCGAATGCCGTTTCTGTATGTGAAAGTCGTGAAAGCGAAACGATCGGAAAAAGATTCCGATGATTCGACATTGTATTACGCGAAGTTAGAGATTGGAACTCATAGTATAAGTACTAAAGCGCTAGGTACAAGTAAGGATTGGGATCAGGTTTTTGCATTTGATAAAGAAGGTTTGAATTCAACAAGTTTAGAAGTTTCAGTATTCGATCGGAAAAAGAAAGTAGTTGAAGAAGGAAAAGAAGAAGTTTTGGAAAGTTGTTTAGGAACGGTGTCGTTTGATTTACCTGAAGTACCTAAAAGGGTCCCACCAGATAGTCCGTTAGCTCCACAATGGTATACTCTAGAAGGTTCAGCTACTGATGTTATGCTTGCTGTTTGGTTGGGTACTCAAGCTGACGAGGCGTTTCAGGAAGCGTGGCAATCGGATTCGGGTGGGTTGATTCCCGAGACCCGAGCGAAGGTTTATCTTTCTCCGAAGCTGTGGTATTTGAGGTTAACGGTTATCCAAACGCAAGACTTGCAACTAGGCTCGGGTGGGCCCGAGCCTAGAGTGAAAAACCCGGAGTTGTTTGTAAAGGGTCAACTCGGGCCGCAGCTGTTTAAAACGAACCGGACAACGGTGGGGCTGTCAAGTACGTCGTCGAATCCCACGTGGAATGAGGATTTGGTTTTTGTTGCGGCTGAGCCGTTTGAACCGTTTTTGGTGATTACAGTTGAAGATGCATCGAACGGTCAGACTGTTGGTCACGCGAAGGTGCACGTAGGTAGTATAGACAAGCGGACAGACGATCGGTCAGTGGTTGGGTCAAGATGGTTTAATTTGGTAGGTGATGAGAGTCATCCTTATGCAGGTAGAATTCATGTTGGTGTTTGTTTGGAAGGTGGGTATCACGTGCTTGATGAGGCTGCTCACGTGACTAGTGATGTCCGGCCCACTGCAAAACAGTTATCAAAACCGCCGATTGGGTTGCTCGAGGTCGGGATTCGTGGGGCCAGTAACTTGCTTCCGGTTAAAACTATGGACGGTACACGTGGCACGACAGATTCCTACGTTGTTGCGAAGTACGGGCCGAAATGGGTCAGGACCCGTACGATTCTGGATCGGTTCAACCCACGGTGGAACGAGCAGTACACGTGGGAGGTGTACGATCCGTGCACTGTGCTTACCATCGGTGTGTTTGATAACGGGAGGTATAAGATAGGGGAAGGAGATCAGACGCCGAGTAAAGATGTACGACTCGGGAAGCTTAGGGTACGACTCTCGACACTTGACACTAATCGAGTGTACACAGGTTCGTATTCGCTTATCGTATTGCTACCAAACGGAGCAAAAAAAATGGGTGAGATAGAGATTGCGGTTAGGTTCTCGTGTTCTTCGTGGATTAGTCTACTTCAAGCTTACTCGACCCCAATGTTGCCACGTATGCACTACGTGCGTCCAATGGGTCCGATGCAACAAGACATGTTGAGACATAATGCTATGAAGATTGTGACCGCAAGGTTAGCCCGGTCTGAACCGGCTTTGGGTCAAGAAGTGGTTCAGTTTATGTTGGATTCGGATACTCACATTTGGAGCATGAGGAGAAGCAAGTCAAATTGGTTTCGAATTGTTAACGGGTTGTCAAAGGCAGCAACTTTAGCCAGGTGGCTCGACTCGATTTGCACGTGGGTCCACCCGCCAACAACGGTCCTAGTTCATGTGCTTTTACTGGCTATTGTTATATGCCCACATTTAATTTTACCCACAGTCTGTTTGTATGCTTTCTTGATTGTAGCATTAAGATACCGGTACAGGATCCAGGTTCCGGTTACAATGGATCCGAGACTCAGTCAAGTTGATTCGGTGGGCCCAGATGAGCTGGACGAGGAGTTTGACGGGTTTCCGAGTTCGAAAACACCGGACCAGATTCGGATCCGGTATGACAGATTACGAGCATTAGCGGGTCGGGCTCAGACACTGATTGGTGACGTGGCAGCACAAGGGGAGAGGTTAGAGGCGTTATGCAATTGGAGAGACCCGAGAGCGACTGGGatatttgtggtggtttgtttgttAGCGTCGTTGGTGTTTTATGTTGTGCCGTTTAAGGTTTTTCTGTTGGGTTGGGGATTCTTTTACATGCGACATCCTCGTTTTCGGGGCGACATGCCATCGCTGCCGGTCAATTTTTTCCGACGACTTCCGCCGCTCTCAGATCAGATCCTGTAAGGCTAGTATGACCCACCCATATCAGTATTTGGGTGAAACTTTTGTATGAATGTTTTGATCATTAGTTTTAGTAGCACCTTCAGTGCACTTCATCTGGattaattaggattattattattttttctgcaAGTTTAAATATTCATAGAACTTTAATAATGGGTGTTTGCTTGTTTATATAgaatctgtatatgtatatatctatctatctatatatagaaTATAGAGATATATGTTACAGATTCAAGGATTTACAGATAACTAATAAACCAATTCCATCACACATAGCAATTAACAATTCGTATTGCTCGATTAACTACTAGCATCATTAATCAAAGAACAATAAAGAATTTTAGTTTCTTTGATACTGCTGTAAGCTGTCTCTAAGTAACTCTAAACTACAATATTTTGGTATTACTGTATAGTGTATATACCACCAAAGTGGTATTTCTGTCTTTAAATTTGTTGTTATGACAAAAGAATCTGCGATTTTGTGCAAACATGAGAACATTTCTTCCTGCTACCAGATTTGTCGCTTAGAGCACAAACACATATTTCAAGAAGATCATAGTCTTGTTCCTGAAACAAAAGAGAAGCTAATGCAAACCACAATGCACAACAACAAACGCAAAAGAATAACATTTTAGACAAGAAAaattttaaaaaggaaaaacatgaAATTACCTGCAGTAAAAGAGTTGTCCATGAACCACCATTTTGATATGACCCGATGGTCTGCAATTAGTCACGAGCCTATAATAGTTCAAATTCTAAGCTAAGACCGGCGCCGggcgcgggggggggggggggggggggggggggctggacttattttttaagtttattattataagAAAAGCTAGATTTTTGTACCTCATACAAGTTTATAAAACATTCCAATTAAATATAAACGTATAAGCTCAAGCAAATAATCTCATGGGTGTTTGGGTAACATTATTCTGGATCTTCAAAGGATGGTCAAATATCAAACCCATTCAATATCAGTTTGATGCCAGTTTGAACATAATCACCGGTGATCTTGGCATATATGCTCTCACCACAATCCTGCATTTAAGTCAAGtgaaatattcatttgaatccttAAATTTGataccaatcagagcgcgacaatCGCTTGTTTTCACATGTAGTCAAAACTACTCCAAAATGTGGTTCACATGTGATCCAAAATGTGATTCACATGCGATtgactcctttttttttttttttttttttttttataattttaatctGTTGTTAGAAAAAGGTTTAgcaattagggtttagatattaggatttagaaattggagtttagaaattaggatttagggtttagatttagtatttagattgagtttttaacacaaacggtttagagtttagggtttaggattttgggTTTGGGAACTAAACCCAAAaattcctaaaccctaaactctaaatcgggctaaatttaaaaaacaaaaattaaaaataaaaaaataaataaaaggagTCAATCACATGTGAACCTCCCGCGTTTGCGCTCTGATTGGTCCATTAGATTTCAAGCAAATTTAAGGACATATAATTCAAATGAATACATCTCGTACTGAGATGTATAATACATCTCAGTACACGACATATAATTCAGTGTCATCATATGATAGTAAAGTAAAGGGCAAACCACCCCACTATGTATCAAACGTTACCTCCTTTTGGCTATTATATGGGTATTGATTGTTCATCCACCCTCGCAGAGTCCAGGGTTTGCACGTTTATCGGAAAGCAAATAATCAATCTCTACATTCTTTGCACTCAAGCACTTAACGCATGGTCAATATACACTATACATACTATAAAACATTTTTAGTTCCATACCTACAAAATCATAAATGGTAAAGTTGGATAAATCCTAGTGTAATTAACCTAGTCTAAATCATACAAACTTAtcaaaaataaaaacattacaatCTTTATCATAGTTGCTAATGACAGTACTAGCATTCACAAAAATATCAACACAAACAAAACATCATTACAAAATGACCAAAATTACCTGCAACTGCAAGGTATGCAACAGAAAGTTTTTAACAATCTCTCTTCCCTTCAACAAAAAAGCCAAAGCTGATAGCACAAAATCTCGATTAAAAACCTGATCATAAATTCATAATTCAATGGCAATTTATCTTCAGGATCATTTATAACCGGACTACAACAATGTTTCTTTATCTGCTTGTGATTCCACCCTTT of the Rutidosis leptorrhynchoides isolate AG116_Rl617_1_P2 chromosome 5, CSIRO_AGI_Rlap_v1, whole genome shotgun sequence genome contains:
- the LOC139850461 gene encoding multiple C2 domain and transmembrane region protein 14, with the protein product MANRKLIVEVCNAKNLMPKDGQGTASAYVIVDFDGQRRRTKTISRDLNPQWDEKVEFLVHDVASMNTEILELNVYNDNKKTGKRSTFLGKVKITGSTFPVSGSEALVYYPLEKRSVFSQIKGEIGIKICYVDEEPPAAEPAGEQKPEVVETPPPPATDEKPPEEEKKAEEKPKEDGEKKEEKPPEEQKKEDAPPPAVAVVPPQPPPPPENTAMIQSPKPKQAEEKLQLIRKPSNFDRDDARVSLSNHHRRSNAYDLVDRMPFLYVKVVKAKRSEKDSDDSTLYYAKLEIGTHSISTKALGTSKDWDQVFAFDKEGLNSTSLEVSVFDRKKKVVEEGKEEVLESCLGTVSFDLPEVPKRVPPDSPLAPQWYTLEGSATDVMLAVWLGTQADEAFQEAWQSDSGGLIPETRAKVYLSPKLWYLRLTVIQTQDLQLGSGGPEPRVKNPELFVKGQLGPQLFKTNRTTVGLSSTSSNPTWNEDLVFVAAEPFEPFLVITVEDASNGQTVGHAKVHVGSIDKRTDDRSVVGSRWFNLVGDESHPYAGRIHVGVCLEGGYHVLDEAAHVTSDVRPTAKQLSKPPIGLLEVGIRGASNLLPVKTMDGTRGTTDSYVVAKYGPKWVRTRTILDRFNPRWNEQYTWEVYDPCTVLTIGVFDNGRYKIGEGDQTPSKDVRLGKLRVRLSTLDTNRVYTGSYSLIVLLPNGAKKMGEIEIAVRFSCSSWISLLQAYSTPMLPRMHYVRPMGPMQQDMLRHNAMKIVTARLARSEPALGQEVVQFMLDSDTHIWSMRRSKSNWFRIVNGLSKAATLARWLDSICTWVHPPTTVLVHVLLLAIVICPHLILPTVCLYAFLIVALRYRYRIQVPVTMDPRLSQVDSVGPDELDEEFDGFPSSKTPDQIRIRYDRLRALAGRAQTLIGDVAAQGERLEALCNWRDPRATGIFVVVCLLASLVFYVVPFKVFLLGWGFFYMRHPRFRGDMPSLPVNFFRRLPPLSDQIL